In one Bradyrhizobium sp. 4 genomic region, the following are encoded:
- a CDS encoding type II CAAX endopeptidase family protein: protein MDSLNPDRPPPTVTPAHEAPRVWKFWGTALWGIVIFAAMFVGQIGAIVLLAVQRGLPMDLASLQLVGGEPQALALSVILGLPATLAAVWLAIRIKKASFVDYLALRWPSWKQLLFGAVGLVLIVVAWETMSRSLGREATPGFMTDLLKSGRDKGAAFFLLFAFSVAAPMSEEVLARGFLYRGWSASFLRVPGAIILSSLLWTVVHLQYDLYFLAEVFSIGLWFGYMRYRSSSLWLTIVLHALNNLTAVVLTMWLGS from the coding sequence ATGGATTCGCTCAATCCCGATCGTCCGCCGCCGACCGTGACACCTGCGCACGAGGCGCCGCGCGTCTGGAAATTCTGGGGCACGGCGCTGTGGGGGATCGTTATCTTCGCTGCAATGTTCGTCGGGCAGATCGGCGCCATCGTTCTGCTGGCGGTGCAGCGTGGCCTGCCGATGGACCTCGCCTCGCTTCAGCTCGTCGGCGGCGAGCCGCAGGCGCTCGCGCTGTCGGTGATACTGGGCTTGCCGGCGACACTGGCTGCGGTGTGGCTTGCCATCCGCATCAAGAAGGCCTCCTTCGTCGACTATCTCGCGCTACGCTGGCCGTCCTGGAAGCAACTCCTGTTCGGCGCGGTCGGGCTTGTCCTGATCGTCGTGGCGTGGGAGACGATGTCGCGGAGCCTCGGCCGCGAGGCCACGCCGGGCTTCATGACCGATCTGTTGAAATCTGGTCGCGACAAGGGCGCAGCCTTCTTCCTGCTGTTCGCCTTCAGCGTGGCAGCGCCGATGTCGGAAGAGGTTTTGGCGCGCGGCTTCCTCTATCGCGGCTGGTCGGCGAGCTTCCTGCGCGTGCCCGGCGCGATCATCCTGTCATCGCTGCTGTGGACGGTCGTGCACCTGCAATACGACCTGTACTTCCTCGCCGAGGTCTTCTCCATCGGCCTCTGGTTCGGCTATATGCGCTACCGCAGCAGCTCGCTCTGGCTCACGATCGTGCTGCACGCGCTGAACAATCTGACGGCGGTGGTGCTGACGATGTGGCTGGGGAGCTAG
- a CDS encoding M15 family metallopeptidase — MHFVKSILAAFLALMTISTAHTQSLPGGFVYLRDIDPSIIQDIRYATSNNFVGRPLAGYGVGECVVKREIGLRLKAVQQELVAQNLSLKMFDCYRPARASLDMVRWSQNGQETVAERRYNPKIPKTELFRLGYIASRSQHSTGAALDLTLVDLKADNSGKYDPSKAYADCTAPVEARPPEGSVDMGTGYDCTDAKGHTAAPTVSPDQRAWRKRLVAAMARQGFVNYAKEWWHFSLPGAGGAAYDFPIPPRMK, encoded by the coding sequence ATGCATTTCGTGAAATCAATTCTGGCAGCGTTCCTGGCGCTCATGACGATCAGCACCGCCCACACCCAATCGCTTCCCGGCGGTTTCGTCTATTTGCGCGACATCGACCCCAGCATCATCCAGGACATCCGCTACGCCACCTCGAACAATTTCGTCGGCCGTCCGCTCGCCGGCTACGGCGTCGGCGAATGCGTGGTGAAGCGGGAGATTGGGCTGCGGTTGAAGGCGGTGCAGCAGGAACTGGTGGCGCAAAATCTCTCGCTGAAAATGTTCGACTGCTACCGGCCGGCGCGGGCCTCGCTCGACATGGTCAGGTGGTCGCAGAACGGCCAGGAGACGGTTGCCGAGCGGCGCTACAATCCCAAAATTCCCAAGACCGAGCTGTTCCGCCTCGGCTACATCGCAAGCCGCTCGCAGCATTCGACGGGCGCCGCGCTCGATCTCACGCTGGTCGATCTCAAGGCGGACAATTCAGGCAAATACGACCCGTCAAAGGCCTACGCCGACTGTACCGCGCCGGTCGAGGCGCGCCCGCCCGAGGGCAGTGTCGACATGGGCACGGGTTACGACTGCACGGACGCGAAAGGGCATACCGCCGCGCCAACGGTCAGTCCGGACCAGCGCGCCTGGCGCAAGCGGCTCGTGGCTGCGATGGCGAGGCAAGGGTTTGTGAACTATGCGAAGGAGTGGTGGCACTTTTCACTGCCGGGGGCGGGCGGGGCGGCCTATGATTTTCCGATTCCGCCGCGGATGAAGTAG
- a CDS encoding aspartate carbamoyltransferase catalytic subunit codes for MTSKSTFVLGHRHLLGIEGLSAADITGLLDLSEEYVELNRQVDKKRTVLRGRTQVNLFFEASTRTQSSFELAGKRLGADVMNMSVSSSSIKKGETLVDTAMTLNAMHPDILVVRHHASGAVELLARKVDGSVINAGDGAHEHPTQALLDALTIRRNKGRLEGLVVAICGDVLHSRVARSNIILLNAMGARVRVVGPSTLLPPGIERMGVEVARDMREGLNGADIVMMLRLQRERMNGSFVPSTSEYFHYFGLDQKKLAYAKPDALVMHPGPMNRGVEIDTAVADGAQSLIREQVEMGVAVRMAVLEALARNLPNA; via the coding sequence ATGACATCGAAATCGACCTTCGTCCTCGGCCACCGGCATTTGCTGGGCATCGAGGGCCTTTCCGCGGCCGACATCACCGGCCTCCTCGACCTGTCCGAAGAATATGTCGAGCTCAACCGCCAGGTTGACAAGAAGCGCACCGTCCTGCGTGGACGGACGCAGGTAAACCTCTTCTTCGAGGCTTCCACCCGGACCCAATCCTCGTTCGAGCTCGCCGGCAAACGGCTGGGCGCCGACGTCATGAACATGTCGGTGTCCTCATCGTCCATCAAAAAGGGCGAGACGCTGGTCGACACCGCCATGACGCTCAACGCCATGCACCCGGATATCCTGGTGGTGCGCCATCACGCCTCCGGCGCGGTGGAACTGCTGGCCCGCAAGGTCGACGGTTCCGTGATCAATGCCGGCGACGGCGCGCATGAGCATCCGACACAGGCCCTGCTCGACGCGCTGACCATCCGCCGCAACAAGGGCCGGCTCGAAGGCCTCGTGGTCGCGATCTGCGGCGACGTGCTGCATTCGCGCGTCGCCCGCTCCAACATCATCCTGCTCAACGCGATGGGCGCCCGCGTCCGCGTCGTGGGCCCCTCCACGCTGCTGCCGCCCGGCATCGAGCGGATGGGCGTCGAGGTCGCGCGCGACATGCGCGAGGGGCTCAACGGCGCCGATATCGTCATGATGTTGCGGCTCCAGCGCGAGCGCATGAACGGCTCCTTCGTGCCGTCGACCTCCGAGTATTTCCATTATTTCGGGCTGGATCAGAAGAAACTCGCCTACGCCAAGCCAGACGCCCTTGTCATGCATCCCGGCCCCATGAACCGCGGCGTCGAGATCGACACTGCGGTTGCTGACGGCGCGCAGTCCCTGATCCGCGAACAGGTGGAAATGGGCGTGGCCGTGCGCATGGCGGTGCTGGAAGCGCTCGCCCGCAACCTGCCGAACGCGTGA